Part of the uncultured Desulfobacter sp. genome, AGCTCCTGCACCGGCGGCGATACCGGCACATCGGTCAATTGTCCGGAGGTCTCCACCTGCAGGGATTTACCCACGGTAACATTGAGATCTGATACATTCTCAAATGTCTCCAGCATGCAGGTGATCCAATAATCAATTTCAGGCTGTTTCATGGCCCTGTTCCTCTTATTGGCTAATTTTGATTTAAGAAATGGATTTTACAGATTTGAAATAATTAGCACAGCTTAGAGTTAAAACGCAAGAGGTGATGTGTCCCGGTTTTAGGAGATTCGAATTTGCGATCACCCAGGAATCGGCAGGCTTTACGGTTTCGGGCCTGGCACCATGTAGGGTTTTAGCCTATGGGGGTTCAGTCAGGCGGCCGTAGCAATATAGGATTGTGACCGATTGAAAGTTAAAGACTTCAATTGGTAATGGTTACAGAAGATGGGATTGGTTCTAATGTCGGCCATTGTAGGGGCAGGCCCCTGTGCCTGCCCTAACGAGGGCAACCACAGGGGGATTGCCCCTACAAAAGATGGCCGATCTTATGATCAAGCCCCAAAAGATTTTTCCAGGATCGTTTTTGCTTGATGACAACTAAATTATCAAAGGAGGGCGCAGCCATACACCACGTGTGAACTACAACCTTTATGACCCAGGCACAGGACTCAGAATTACATGCTTTGGCAGTAAATTGCCGAAACCGTCAGCCTTCAGTTTAACCCCTTTTTAACATTACGGAGTGAAAAATGCCTTTGTACAGACGTAACGACACTGAAGAACAGCCCTTCTGGCCCGCAGGTCCCTTTAAAATCCGCCTTCCTTTCATCCATTACCGCTGGGAATGGGTGGAGTTTATCCAGGCCCTTATCCTGTTTGTTGTAAGCCTTGCCATGATCCCTTTGTTGGAAAAATATTTAGGACTTCCCTACAACGTTGCCCTTGGGTATGTATTTGTCTGCGGTATCGGTTTTATGATGCCGGCATTTCTTGGAACCCCCATGGTGCCGGGCTGGATAACACCTGCAATCCCCGTTGTTTTGCTCTATCTTGGACAATTTGCGCCGGGGCCGGAAGCGATAAAGGCGCTGGTGGCCCTGCAGCTTTTGGTGGCGGCCATTTTCCTGTTTCTGGGGATTTCACGCCTCAGCTCCAAAGTCGTTGCCAAGGTGCCCGACTCCATTAAAGCGGGGATATTGCTCGGGGCAGGTGTGGCAGCTTACATGGGCGAATTGAAAGTGGGCGGCAGAATTCCCAAAACGCCCATCGCCATCGGCCTTGGCAGCCTGGTCTGTTTTTACATGCTCTTTTCCGTTTCATTTACCAGGATGAAATCCGATAATCCCATCGCAAAACTCATGGGTAAATTCGGCATGGTTCCTGCCATGGTCGTGGCCATTGTCATCGGTATGCTTGTCAATGAGTACCCGATTCCGGACATCGAATGGGGCATCACCATACCGGCCTTTGGACAGATGTGGGCCTATTTGCCCTTCAGTGTGGGGTTCCCCGATGCGGATATGTTTATCAAAGCCATCCCCACGGCGGTGATCGCCTATATTATCGCCTTTGGTGATGTTATCGTCGGAACGGTTCTGGTCAAGGCCGCATGCGAGGAGAGCAGGCCCGATGAAGCGGTGGATATAGATACGGACCGGATTCACATTATCACGGGAATCCGGAATGTGATCCATACCTTTTTTGCGCCCTATCCGGGTCTGGCAGGACCTATCTGGACCGCAGTCACTGCAACCGTGGCAGACCGTTATCGCCAGGGCCGAAACGCAATGGATTCCATTTTCAGCGGGTCGGGAACGTTCTGGATTTCAGGATTCATTGCCCTGTTCATTCTCCCACTGGTCAGTTTCTTTAAACCCTTTTTACCGATCGGGCTCTCTTTGACCATGGTCGTCACGGGCTATCTTTGCATCATCACTGCCTTCAAGCAGATCAAGGACCCGCTTCAGCTGGGCGTTGCGGGAACCATGGCCATTGTGCTTGCCATGCACGGTGCCGCCTGGGGTCTGGGGGTGGGCGTTGTCCTGCATATTTTTCTTGAGAGCCGGTTTCGGTTGTCAACGAAAGCTGAAGTGTCCGGATAATCGTCTGAATATAGAAAGGTATTAAAAAATGGGCGCAGTCAAAAGGCACTTGCCTTTGACTGCGCCTTAATTTTTTTTAGCCCTGGGCTGCACAAAATTGTGCGGCTTTTCTGATGCGCTGGATGGTCTTTTCTTTGCCAAGGGCGATAAACATTTCAAATATGCCGGGACTCACGGTTGTGCCGGTGACGGCCACCCGCAACGGCTGGGCGATCTTGCCGAAACCAAGCCCTGTCTCTTCCATGATCTGTTTAAATGCCTCTTCCTGGGATGCCTGGCCAAAGTCCCCAAGGCCTTCAAAGGCGTCGGCGCATTGGGTTAAAAGATCTGCGGTTTCAGGTTTCAGGAACTTTTTGGCCGCCTTCTCTTCAAACTCGATTTCGTCTTTGTAGTAAAACGCCGCACCCTGGGCCATCTCCACAAGGGTTTTGCTCCTGGGTTGAAGGGTTTCGATCACCCCCTGGGTAAAGGCATCATTTTGGGCCTCAATGCCGAGATCCGCCAGATGGGGTACAAGATCGTCCCCCAGTTCTTGGGGGCTCTTTTTCTGGATATGTTTGGCATTCAGGGCATACAGCTTGTCCATGTCAAACATGCCGGCGGAACGGCCAAGGTGTTCAAGGTCGAACTTTTCAATGAGATCCCGGCGTTCAAAAAATTCCTGGTCCCCATGGGACCATCCCAGTCTTACCAGGTAGTTGATCAGCGCGTCGGCCAGAAATCCCATCTTTTTGTATTCGCCCACGGACATGGCACCATGGCGTTTGCTCAGCCTTGCCTTGTCTGATCCCAGCACCATGGGCACGTGGCCGAACACCGGCAGTTTTGCGCCTAATGCCTGGTAGATCAAAATCTGTTTGGGGGTATTCACCAGGTGGTCATCCCCCCGGATAATGGTGTTTATGCCCATGGTGATGTCGTCCACCACCACCGCAAGGTTGTACATGGCCACACCGGAGCTTCTCTGGATGATGAAGTCGTCAATTTCGGCATTCTGGAACGCAGTGGCGCCTTTGACAATGTCGTCCACAATGGTGACCCCTGTGTCCGGGGTTTTTAACCGCACGACGGTGTTAGCCCCTTTTTTGAGCCCGCGGTTGCGGCATTTGCCGTTATACATGGGCTTGAGCCCCTTGGCTTTGGCCGCTTCGCGCATGGCATCGACCTCTTCGGGGGTGCAGTCGCAGTAGTAAGCATCGCCCTGCTCAACCAGGCGGTCAATGTGTTCGTTATACATATCATAGCGCTGGGTCTGGAAATAGGGGCCGTCATCCCAGTCGATGCCCAGCCACGCCATGGACTCCAGGATGGCGTCCACGGACTCTTTGGTGGAACGGGCTTCATCGGTGTCTTCTATGCGTAGCACAAACTGCCCTGCGTTTTTTCTGGCCCACAGCCAGTTGAAAAGTGCGGTCCTGGCACCGCCGATATGCAGGTAGCCGGTGGGGGAGGGCGGAAAGCGTGTAATTATTTTATCCATTATGATCTCCAAAAGTTAAACTTCACGAACAACAGGCGGTACAGGTTTTTTTAGCCTGCACCGCCCGGATTCGTATAACAGCCGTGGGCCGGCCTGACATATCATCTGCCGGCCCCTGCCCATAATATAAAGCTGAAAGATCTGTATAGGTCACACAGACTTTCTTATAAATAACGACATAAAATCGACAATTTATCTATCATAATTACGGGGCCTAAAGCAATACGGCCGGTCCATAAAATCTGATTTGATTCATTTGGTGTCTTCTTTCAAAGGAATCTTTGGTTGACTTCAAATAAAAAATAGGGTAATTAGATATGTTTTAAATTTTGGCAGTTATTAATTAAAAACCAAATAAAATAATGTAGTTAGGAGATAGTCATGGCCGTACCCAAGCAGAAAAGTTCCAAAGCAAGAGGAAGAAAAAGACGTACCCATTATAAAACCAGTGCCCCCACTGTAACCCTGTGCCCCGAATGTCAGGAGCCCAAGCTGCCCCATACCGCATGCCCTGAATGCGGCACCTACAAAGGCAGAGATGTAAAACCGGAAGTGGAAGTAGAAGATTAGTTTTGCCGGAAAACACTTCAAGGAGTCAGAACATGGCCGTTGAAACCAAAGTAAGAAAAATTATTGCTGAAAAGATCCCCGGCATTGATGTGGAGGATGTGGTTCCCCAGGCATCGCTGGTCGAAGACCTTGGCGCGGATTCTCTGACCATCGTAGAGCTTATCATGTCAATGGAAGAGGTCTTTGAGATTGAGATTGACGATGATCAGGCCGAAAAGCTGTCGACCGTCCAGGATATTTATGATTTCATTGCATCGAAATCATAAGCAAAAATAAAGGTCCGGATAAATATGGATAACGATAAACGAATCATCATCGGCAGTGACCATGCCGCGTTTGAGTTAAAGGAAAAAATCAGGGATCTGCTATCAGGCCTTGGGCTTGAGGTTGAGGATGCGGGTACCTATGGCACGGATTCGGTAAACTATGCCGACTTCGGCAAAAAGGTGGCTAAAGCCGTTTCCGACGGTACGTTTCCCCGGGGCATACTTCTGTGCGGCACCGGCCTTGGCATGTCCATGCAGGCCAACCGGTTTAAGGGTGTTCGCGCTGCCTTGTGTTCGGATATTTTTTCCGTCAGGATGAGCCGGCAGCATAATGATGCCAACGTTCTGGTCCTGGGCGGTCGTGTTGTCGGTGATATCCTTGCCTTTGAGCTGGTCAAAGAATGGCTTGACACCCCCTTTGAAGGCGGTCGGCATCTGGACCGTATCCGTTCTTTGGAAGACGTTGAATAGAAGCGGGTAAAAAGAGATGAGAATATCGGCCGACATATTCTAAACAGGTTGCACCATACTTGTTATTCTCCCTTTAATAAAAGTCTGAATTACTTGCAATAGAAATAAAAAGGGCTGTGTTGTCAGTTTATGTCAACGCGCGATTGAAATATGGAAAATATACAATTTATCGAATCTTGTGACCCTGAAATTGCCTCTGTTATTGAAAGTGAATACAGCAGGCAGGAATACGGGCTGAATCTCATCGCTTCGGAGAATACCGTGAGCCGGGCCGTTATGCAGGCCCAGGGTTCTATCATGACCAACAAATATGCCGAAGGGTATCCGGGGAAACGGTACTATGGCGGGTGCCAGTACATGGACCAGGCGGAAGATCTGGCCATTGACCGGGTAAAACAATTGTTTGGCGTGGAATATGCCAATGTTCAACCCCATTCCGGGTCCCAGGCGAATATGGCCGCTTACTTTGCAGTACTCTCCCCCGGCGACGGCATCCTGGCCATGGACCTTTCCCATGGCGGGCATTTAACCCACGGTGCCGGGGTAAGCTTTTCCGGACGTTTGTATAATTTTACCCACTATGGCTTAGATCCGGAAACCGAGACCATTGATTTGAACCAGGTGGAAGATCTGGCCCGGGCAAACAAGCCTAAAATGATTGTTGCCGGCGCCTCGGCCTATCCCAGAACCATTGACTTCAAGGGGTTTTCTGAGATTGCCAAATCCGTGGGCGCGCTTTTCCTGGTGGATATGGCCCATATTGCAGGTCTTGTGGCGGCCGGTGTACATCCCTCACCCGTGGGATACGCAGATATTATCACCTCCACCACCCATAAAACCCTTCGCGGTCCAAGGGGCGGTTTGATCCTCTCCAACGCCGAACTGGGCAAAAAAATCAATTCCCAGATTTTCCCCGGCATCCAGGGTGGTCCTTTGATGCATGTAATTACCGCCAAAGCCGTGGCATTTAAAGAGGCGTTGTTGCCCGAGTTTACCGAATATCAGAAACAGGTGGTTAAAAATGCCGCAGTTCTGGCCAAGGTGCTCATGGAAAGGGGATACAAACTGGTCTCCAACGGTACGGACAACCACATGGTTCTGGTGGATTTCTCCGGGCGGGA contains:
- a CDS encoding xanthine/uracil/vitamin C permease, with product MPLYRRNDTEEQPFWPAGPFKIRLPFIHYRWEWVEFIQALILFVVSLAMIPLLEKYLGLPYNVALGYVFVCGIGFMMPAFLGTPMVPGWITPAIPVVLLYLGQFAPGPEAIKALVALQLLVAAIFLFLGISRLSSKVVAKVPDSIKAGILLGAGVAAYMGELKVGGRIPKTPIAIGLGSLVCFYMLFSVSFTRMKSDNPIAKLMGKFGMVPAMVVAIVIGMLVNEYPIPDIEWGITIPAFGQMWAYLPFSVGFPDADMFIKAIPTAVIAYIIAFGDVIVGTVLVKAACEESRPDEAVDIDTDRIHIITGIRNVIHTFFAPYPGLAGPIWTAVTATVADRYRQGRNAMDSIFSGSGTFWISGFIALFILPLVSFFKPFLPIGLSLTMVVTGYLCIITAFKQIKDPLQLGVAGTMAIVLAMHGAAWGLGVGVVLHIFLESRFRLSTKAEVSG
- the gltX gene encoding glutamate--tRNA ligase produces the protein MDKIITRFPPSPTGYLHIGGARTALFNWLWARKNAGQFVLRIEDTDEARSTKESVDAILESMAWLGIDWDDGPYFQTQRYDMYNEHIDRLVEQGDAYYCDCTPEEVDAMREAAKAKGLKPMYNGKCRNRGLKKGANTVVRLKTPDTGVTIVDDIVKGATAFQNAEIDDFIIQRSSGVAMYNLAVVVDDITMGINTIIRGDDHLVNTPKQILIYQALGAKLPVFGHVPMVLGSDKARLSKRHGAMSVGEYKKMGFLADALINYLVRLGWSHGDQEFFERRDLIEKFDLEHLGRSAGMFDMDKLYALNAKHIQKKSPQELGDDLVPHLADLGIEAQNDAFTQGVIETLQPRSKTLVEMAQGAAFYYKDEIEFEEKAAKKFLKPETADLLTQCADAFEGLGDFGQASQEEAFKQIMEETGLGFGKIAQPLRVAVTGTTVSPGIFEMFIALGKEKTIQRIRKAAQFCAAQG
- the rpmF gene encoding 50S ribosomal protein L32; amino-acid sequence: MAVPKQKSSKARGRKRRTHYKTSAPTVTLCPECQEPKLPHTACPECGTYKGRDVKPEVEVED
- the acpP gene encoding acyl carrier protein — protein: MAVETKVRKIIAEKIPGIDVEDVVPQASLVEDLGADSLTIVELIMSMEEVFEIEIDDDQAEKLSTVQDIYDFIASKS
- the rpiB gene encoding ribose 5-phosphate isomerase B, which translates into the protein MDNDKRIIIGSDHAAFELKEKIRDLLSGLGLEVEDAGTYGTDSVNYADFGKKVAKAVSDGTFPRGILLCGTGLGMSMQANRFKGVRAALCSDIFSVRMSRQHNDANVLVLGGRVVGDILAFELVKEWLDTPFEGGRHLDRIRSLEDVE
- the glyA gene encoding serine hydroxymethyltransferase, producing the protein MENIQFIESCDPEIASVIESEYSRQEYGLNLIASENTVSRAVMQAQGSIMTNKYAEGYPGKRYYGGCQYMDQAEDLAIDRVKQLFGVEYANVQPHSGSQANMAAYFAVLSPGDGILAMDLSHGGHLTHGAGVSFSGRLYNFTHYGLDPETETIDLNQVEDLARANKPKMIVAGASAYPRTIDFKGFSEIAKSVGALFLVDMAHIAGLVAAGVHPSPVGYADIITSTTHKTLRGPRGGLILSNAELGKKINSQIFPGIQGGPLMHVITAKAVAFKEALLPEFTEYQKQVVKNAAVLAKVLMERGYKLVSNGTDNHMVLVDFSGRDITGKDAEERLGRANITVNKNTVPNEKRSPFVTSGVRIGVPLVTSRGMNEDAVGAIAGFICDVLDDEANVPGVADKVKELCGRYPLYENAAG